In Anoplopoma fimbria isolate UVic2021 breed Golden Eagle Sablefish chromosome 7, Afim_UVic_2022, whole genome shotgun sequence, the DNA window caacaataccaACAACAATATCAGCAGCAACAGTATGAACAACAGCATTATCAACAACAGCAAATatatcagcagcagcaacaatatCATCAAGAGCAACAGCAAATGCAGCAATATTCTACAAACACCAATGGCACTGTCCATCATCAAACCAGTGAAATGCAGAGTTCTTTCAGCAATCGTACTGCAAAGCCATTCTCAGTAGAAACCACGCCGGCTACCCCTTATTCTCCCACAATAAGTGGGACCAATCAAGATTTTGTGGGCCAAGGAGAGCAGATAGCTTCCCGGGATGAGCGCATTTCTACCCCTGCAAGCCGGACTGGTGTTTTGTCGGATGCAAGGAGAAGAAATGCTGGCAAGCCTATGTTCACGTTTAAGGAAGCACCAAAAGTATCGCCTAATCCAGCACTGCTAAACCTGCTCAACAGAAAGGATAAGAAGTTGGGATTTGAGTCAGGACCTGAGGAAGACTACCTTAGCCTTGGGGCTGAGGCTTGTAATTTCTTGCAGtctcaacaaataaaacataagacTCCTCCACCAGTAGCTCCAAAGCCTGTGATCAACCCCAACTCTCCTCCTTGGTCCCCTGAGATAGAAGTGACCAACCAGGACATGCCTCAACAAGCTGAAAATAGTGTGTCCACACCTGCTGTGGCCCCCACCACAGAGACTACCCCTGCTCCAGAACTAGAGCCAACCCCAGCACCTGCCCATGAGCCCTCACCCCCTCCTGCCCCCCAGGAGACTCTTGACAGCACCACTACAGAGGAACAGCACACATGGACTCCCCCAGAGCCTGAATCTCAACAACAACCTATGCAAGTGACAGCTCAGGAGGAAAATAGTCATATAAATTCTACCCTGCAGCCTGAGCCTTCTCCTGTTTCTAGCTGGACTCCAGCAAAAACCCAAGCACAACTACAGCCATCTACCAATTCTTGGCATCCAGCTCAAGTGCAGCCACAGGAACCAACTCATAGTCACTCTCCACCACAGCCACCGTGGATGACACGACAAACTTCTCAGACGCAAGCACAGCCTCAACCCCCCACAAATATTTGGACCCCTCAAATTCAGCCATCCTGGACTCAGCCTCAAGGGCAAGCACATGCCCAGACCCAAGCTCAGCCACCCTGGACTCAGCCTCAAGGGCAAGCACAGGCCCAGACCCAAGCTCAGCCATGCTGGCCCCAGCCTCAAGAGCAACCACATGCCCAGACCCAAGCTCAGCCACCCTGGACTCAGCCTCAAGGGCAAGCACAGGCCCAGACCCAAGCTCAGCCATGCTGGCCCCAGCCTCAAGAGCAACCACAGTCTCATTCACAGGTTCAGCCACCCTGGGCACACTCACATGAGCAACCAAATCTGCAGCAAGTGCAACCAACTTGGGGTCAACCTCAAGAACCAATGCAGCAGCAGCCCCAGGCCCCATGGGCACAGCCATCTCAAACAGACTCTCAGCATCAACCACCATGGGTGCAACAACCCCAgcaaaaatcacaaacacaacctCCTTGGGCTCAACAGGTTCAGCCAGAATCCCAGCCACAGCCGCCATGGGTTCAGCAACCACAGCATCAGGCTCCACAACAAGCATGGCCACAGGCCCAAGCGCCAGGTCAGGCCCAAGCGCCAGGTCAGGCCCAAGCGCCAGGTCAGGCCCAAGCGCCAGGTCAGGCCCAAGCGCCAGGTCAGGCCCAAGCGCCAGGTCAGCCCCAACCACCGTGGGTCTCAGCTCAACctcaacagcaacagcaacctTCAATTAATGAATGGCCTCCATCACAAACTCAAGCCCAAGTTCAGCCACCTTGGATCCAAGCAGCCCAAGCACAACCCCCAGCGCAGCCTCAAGCCATTATGAATCCATGGCCGCCAGTACCTACCCAGGCTCAGTCCCCTCCATCATGGGACCAGCAGCCTGCAGAACATGGTCAGCAACCCATGAATTCTTGGGCCCAAGAGCAAAATCCGGCCCAACATCAACCACCTTGGGCTCAACCAGTTCCACCCCAGCCCAAACCACAGCCAAACTGGCAACAATCCACTTCAAAGACTCCACCACAGGCAACAATGAATACATGGCCTCCACCTCAGACACAACATCAGGCACCTGTAAATGCTTCGGCACCACAGTCACAGCAAACGCCTGTGAATGTTTCCTCGTCGATGGTGAACACTCGTCCGTCTCCAAAACCTTGGCATCCACCACAAGATGCCCCACAAAACCGGACCCCTCCGTCCCCACCACAGCGACTGCACTCTTTAACCATTGGTCAACGAGCTTCATCACCCATCAACCCAATGGCCAGTGTCTTAAACCCATCATCACAAGGTTCAACTTTTGGGATGCCAGCCGTCAGAGGGAAAGGAGCTGATATGTTCGCCAAGAGGCTGTCTCGTATGGAGAAGTTTGTTGTGGACTCTGAGACTGTGCAAGCAAACAAGACTAGCCGGCCCACATCGCCAGTTGCTTCCTTACCGAATGAGTGGAAATATACACCCAACGTACGTGCTCCTCCTTCACGGGCATATAATCCTATTCAGTCTCCTTCTTACCCCCCAGCAGCAACAAAGCAGCTCCCCCCAAGTAGCCCTTCAAACAAAGCcaagaaaaaaggcaaagataAACAGAAGCCTGCCCCTAAACCCCTCAATGTTATTGATGTTATGAAGCATCAACCCTATCAACTCAATTCCTCACTCTTTACCTATGGCCCAGCAGTAGAGGCTGCCAATCCCCCTGAACCTAAATCAGACTGTTCTCCTCCTAATCCACCTGTTGAAAACCAACCAATTAGATATGAGCAAATGGCCATCACCCAGCCAGCTGGAGCATTTAATGCCCCATACCCCCAGCAAGCTTATGGGATGCCAATGCAGCCCATGATGCATGATGGCCACTACCAGCAAAACCCAGCTAATGTTTATCCTCCCTCCAATCCTTATCAGCACCCCACTCAAGGTCCATACCAGCAACCATATAATCAACAAACGTATCAGCAACCTGCCCCACCTGCTTATTATCCCCATGCTCCTCAGTCTCCAAACCCTACCTACCAACAGGCACCGCAGGCCCTTTACCAACCAGCCACTAGCCCTCCCTACCTGACACCTCCCTCAGTACCTTTCCAGCCACAGCCTCGCAGTAGCTTTGTTGCTCCTAGTTTTCCTGTAGCTGCAAGGCCTGAATCCTCCGCAGGTGgcaacactgctgctgctcctaaACCCAAGTTCACAGCTAAAAAGAGTTCAGCTCAGGTGTGGAAGCCTACTGCAGTTGAGAAAGAGTGAATCTGGTAGGATCATGATATGCTAAGCTCAAAGGATAGTGCTCTTGCAGTCCACTGCCAAGTGAACTATTTGAGCATATGAACTCGCTTTTGCACGGACTATATTCACAACCACCTGCTCTTGTTATTGTCCTAGGACAGAGATTGATGGTGTTCACAGTTTTAAGAGCTGATATGAATGGcattacaaacaaataagaaCCTAAGAATAAGATATAAGGTATGTAAGCATATCTTACAAACCCACAAAGGAGCCAAAAGGAACTTTACACGTTTTTAAAgtatgtacatttaaacaagTTTATACAAAATGATGCATATGGGTTcttacaaatacaaatgaatgtaCTATTACGTAGGGAAAAAAGCTAAAGTTGTGGAAATGTAAGAATGTAGGGGGGCAAGATGCTCAGTAAGAATTGAAAGAAGggtgtgagagaaaaaagaaatcagaagTGAATGGTAGCGGACAGTGACAACAAGAATTAGatttttgaaaagaagaaaattctaactgtttcaaatgttatttgataaacaaaccaaataaacagacaaaacaacaacaaaagaattcatataaaaataacaagtaaTGGATAAGGTTGGGATGTAGGGTGTATTGATACCAACATGAAGGCTTCATTTTCAATGTCAGTGATGTCAGAGTAAAGATTGTGTAGCAATTCTGGAGTTTCAATTTAAGGCTGGAGAATACAGCACTCCTTACAAAAAGTGACTAAGTAGCACTCACTTGCTAAAACTTAAACAGACAAATGAGTAAACGATTTATTCTTTAGTGGCTCTCCACAGTGTCTTCTCAATAACACCTACTTAAGTGGGTTTTATTTCAAGCCTTTTACCAGCTGTTGCGTCATGTTAGGTACTATATTTAAACTGCCTCATGAGAGGGGGTGCTCAGGTCCAGGCATAGTAGGCTTATATTTCAACTTAAGACAGTAAAAGCTACTCAGACCCTAATTGTATTTTTCCTGATAACAGAGTAATAAATAGTATTGGAGACTCTCCTTCCTATGGCTTCACTCTTCCATACATCTTCTCCTGCTATTGTATTATATAGATAGATGATAAAGACCATCCAGCCTAGTAATGTTCACAAATATATTGCTGGTACAGGGCTGCTTTTGAtctttatgttcttttctttttcctttttctttgtgtgtttctcttcataGTGCTTTTTCTGTATGATTTAATGCAGtgccattaaaatgtattttatcctTGGTTGACTTTCTGTTGTCCTTTCAGCATGCTCTTTGGGTTAATTtatattctcttttcttttcaccttGCTGAATTTCACCACTTCGCCATTTTTACCATAAATACACTGTTATTCCATATTTTCTCAGAAAGAAAATTAGCCTTGAATAAGTCAGTTTCTACCCAAGTACCATAATGTTAGACTAAATCTATACTTACATATTAACTCCTATCTTTTTGCAAAGGTAGTGGTTCAAAATCAGTTTTCAACAACTATAAAGAGTTTGTTAACATAAGCCAGAAACACCTCGTTTTCCAAATCACCTACTTTTATAGCAGTTGAGGTGAACGCTTGAAAAGCACATTCCTGTAGAATGACTAACTGATGATGCATTCATAAAGGATATTATTAGAATGGTGACTTCAGTGAATACAGGCCACCTCATTGGACAATTCTGGAGGTCAAGTGAGTGAGCCCCTGCTGAGTTGAGTAATGCATTTTTAGAAAGGGCAGTTATTTGTTAAGTGGAAGTTTCAATATCTAATTGTGTCCTTGGTTGGCAGCTATATCTGGAGGAATTTGATTTCTACTTTACCCCCAACTTTTCTGGTCTTTATCTCAGCTTTTGAGGGCTTAAAAAAcatggagacaaaaaaacacaatgtactCCAGGTTCAGAGACCACACAATAATTGATAGTTACATGTTAAATGTATGTTGATAAAACTAAACTTTCTATCTAATGCTTAGAAATGCAGGACATATTTTCTACACACTTTCTACTTTCAAATGTACTGTCTAATAGACTTAGGACCCAAAAGAAAACCTGCCCTTTCTGAGATATGGTAAAATATGCATAGTGGTAGACATAGACAACATTTAAAGCATACTGTATggttattttgttaatttatttcagTAGAATAAAAACATCCGTAGATCATCTACTAATCTGCTCGTCCCTTCTCGTGTCAACTCTAATCCAGGACAACACTGCCACAGGTATTGTAGGCCTACCAGATACCTGAGTCAGTAGATCATTTATTCCCCCTTTACTCATTCAGCTACAGTTCTCTTTCTTTATGACAGCACTCTTGTCTGCTctgttctttcatttttttgccatCTCTTGCTATCTGCTGATTTTACACATCTTCCGCCAGATGATGGCAGCACTGCCTTTTCTGCATGTCTGCCATATCCAAAAGAATGTATTGTCAGAGACAATGAAAAGTAGAGAGGTGCTTTGTCATTCCACATAATTGGCTGTCTAGGCATCCTAATGGagattttagttttagtttattaGTTTAGTAAGTTGCACCATCTCTAAATCCAAATCCAAACTTTCCAAACGTCATTGTCATGCTTTGAAGTGTTCAAGTGTTGCTGTACAGCAGAGCAGATCCAATGAAAACAAGATGAATGCATCTTATTCTGAAGAGCTCAGGCACCCTCATAATCCAGTTGTTCTAAGCAACAAGAGGGCATTCCACTATGTTAGTACAAATGCT includes these proteins:
- the LOC129093079 gene encoding uncharacterized protein LOC129093079 isoform X2, whose protein sequence is MFKKHRQRAKKYTLVSYGTGEDEPEYSDEDDEENEDEKQEIHAVEFTLVAPNGSEIEKHFLTNAHSSKSVLTVNRDKGLLEIERNLNNQAEMECLPETMGKGAVMFAQRRQRMDEISAEHEDLRSQGIPVEGVSMVEKKTEDHSYMQSTTEGHAYMDVNIHQQSQHQQQFQQYQEQQYYEQQKNYQQQQLQQQQQQQQQQYQQQYQQQQYEQQHYQQQQIYQQQQQYHQEQQQMQQYSTNTNGTVHHQTSEMQSSFSNRTAKPFSVETTPATPYSPTISGTNQDFVGQGEQIASRDERISTPASRTGVLSDARRRNAGKPMFTFKEAPKVSPNPALLNLLNRKDKKLGFESGPEEDYLSLGAEACNFLQSQQIKHKTPPPVAPKPVINPNSPPWSPEIEVTNQDMPQQAENSVSTPAVAPTTETTPAPELEPTPAPAHEPSPPPAPQETLDSTTTEEQHTWTPPEPESQQQPMQVTAQEENSHINSTLQPEPSPVSSWTPAKTQAQLQPSTNSWHPAQVQPQEPTHSHSPPQPPWMTRQTSQTQAQPQPPTNIWTPQIQPSWTQPQGQAHAQTQAQPPWTQPQGQAQAQTQAQPCWPQPQEQPHAQTQAQPPWTQPQGQAQAQTQAQPCWPQPQEQPQSHSQVQPPWAHSHEQPNLQQVQPTWGQPQEPMQQQPQAPWAQPSQTDSQHQPPWVQQPQQKSQTQPPWAQQVQPESQPQPPWVQQPQHQAPQQAWPQAQAPGQAQAPGQAQAPGQAQAPGQAQAPGQAQAPGQPQPPWVSAQPQQQQQPSINEWPPSQTQAQVQPPWIQAAQAQPPAQPQAIMNPWPPVPTQAQSPPSWDQQPAEHGQQPMNSWAQEQNPAQHQPPWAQPVPPQPKPQPNWQQSTSKTPPQATMNTWPPPQTQHQAPVNASAPQSQQTPVNVSSSMVNTRPSPKPWHPPQDAPQNRTPPSPPQRLHSLTIGQRASSPINPMASVLNPSSQGSTFGMPAVRGKGADMFAKRLSRMEKFVVDSETVQANKTSRPTSPVASLPNEWKYTPNLLGRSYSLSPLVRVPSTGQNTASASSSPKPPAWASTTPPARQASWPQRVRKPLMPWEAASRHPLGLVDEAFAFQDLQQSLATNVCLAAQRKMLPEPPAEWKARVSYEAQQKPGSQTWSRSQSGSERRAPLPSFGSLTRSAVSAPVGHAGYRSLPRQWQPQRASHVTVLHHDDRGEENAGSSNLQGGSSPGRHGDGSWEENEHA
- the LOC129093079 gene encoding uncharacterized protein LOC129093079 isoform X1 codes for the protein MFKKHRQRAKKYTLVSYGTGEDEPEYSDEDDEENEDEKQEIHAVEFTLVAPNGSEIEKHFLTNAHSSKSVLTVNRDKGLLEIERNLNNQAEMECLPETMGKGAVMFAQRRQRMDEISAEHEDLRSQGIPVEGVSMVEKKTEDHSYMQSTTEGHAYMDVNIHQQSQHQQQFQQYQEQQYYEQQKNYQQQQLQQQQQQQQQQYQQQYQQQQYEQQHYQQQQIYQQQQQYHQEQQQMQQYSTNTNGTVHHQTSEMQSSFSNRTAKPFSVETTPATPYSPTISGTNQDFVGQGEQIASRDERISTPASRTGVLSDARRRNAGKPMFTFKEAPKVSPNPALLNLLNRKDKKLGFESGPEEDYLSLGAEACNFLQSQQIKHKTPPPVAPKPVINPNSPPWSPEIEVTNQDMPQQAENSVSTPAVAPTTETTPAPELEPTPAPAHEPSPPPAPQETLDSTTTEEQHTWTPPEPESQQQPMQVTAQEENSHINSTLQPEPSPVSSWTPAKTQAQLQPSTNSWHPAQVQPQEPTHSHSPPQPPWMTRQTSQTQAQPQPPTNIWTPQIQPSWTQPQGQAHAQTQAQPPWTQPQGQAQAQTQAQPCWPQPQEQPHAQTQAQPPWTQPQGQAQAQTQAQPCWPQPQEQPQSHSQVQPPWAHSHEQPNLQQVQPTWGQPQEPMQQQPQAPWAQPSQTDSQHQPPWVQQPQQKSQTQPPWAQQVQPESQPQPPWVQQPQHQAPQQAWPQAQAPGQAQAPGQAQAPGQAQAPGQAQAPGQAQAPGQPQPPWVSAQPQQQQQPSINEWPPSQTQAQVQPPWIQAAQAQPPAQPQAIMNPWPPVPTQAQSPPSWDQQPAEHGQQPMNSWAQEQNPAQHQPPWAQPVPPQPKPQPNWQQSTSKTPPQATMNTWPPPQTQHQAPVNASAPQSQQTPVNVSSSMVNTRPSPKPWHPPQDAPQNRTPPSPPQRLHSLTIGQRASSPINPMASVLNPSSQGSTFGMPAVRGKGADMFAKRLSRMEKFVVDSETVQANKTSRPTSPVASLPNEWKYTPNLLGRSYSLSPLVRVPSTGQNTASASSSPKPPAWASTTPPARQASWPQRVRKPLMPWEAASRHPLGLVDEAFAFQDLQQSLATNVCLAAQRKMLPEPPAEWKARVSYEAQQKPGSQTWSRSQSGSERRAPLPSFGSLTRSAVSAPVGHAGYRSLPRQWQPQRASHVTVLHHDDRGEENAGSSNLQGGSSPGRARTTLWLGLKATDS